gcagggtgtgTGTTTGTGGGGGGGTATTTTGGGGGCTAGCAGTGGGGAAGTCCAAGGGGGGATGGAGCATCCCTCGTGCCTCTCATCTCCCAAGGGACACGAAGAGAGGATGTTAGCAGTGCTGGGACCCCTCTAGagccccctgccagccctcagCTTGCAGCCCCGCCTGTGCCTGGCTTTGCACGGGATGGAGGAGAGGGGATACACGAGGGAgtaggggctggggggggggggtcctttggggctggggctgcaaaacgctcggcggcggcggggctggggaggagggagccgAGCGGAGGGGacggccccgggccggggggaggcagctgcagcgcggggggggggggggggggggggggggcgcggagccTCCCGGCGAGGCTGTGCGTGTGCAcgtgcgtgtgcgtgtgtgcgtgtgcgtgtgcagggaggctcctgccctgccagggcACATCTGGGCGCCGGGGAGctgcggggaggaggagagctccGGAGCTGCGGGGCTGCGCGCAGCCGGGCGGCCAGGGGAGGATGCTGTGGTGGTAGGGGAGGGGgaccgggcgggggggggggggcggggggggaacgGACAAGAAGGGGAGGGGGCGAGTGCGTGTCCCCCgctgccacacacacacacgggcacacgcacacacgcacGGCAGCCCGGGAGGGGCAGGCGCCTCCTCCCCGCAGCCTTAAAACCGGCCAAGTCCCCCCCGGCGGGGCGCAGCGGCGGCTCCCGGCGAGCTGCAGCCCCCGACGGGGCGACCCGGCCCCGGGATGCACCCGAACGGTTCTGCCCCCGGCGACCCCCCCGGCCCGCAGCCCAGCGCCTTTACCAACGCCTCCAACCGCTCCGACCCGCTGCTCCCCAAAGGGCCCGACGAGGAGGACCTGGACGTCAACACGGACATCTACTCCAAAGTCATGGTGACCGTCATCTACCTGGCTCTCTTCTTGGTGGGCACCGTGGGCAACTCCATCACGGCGTACACGCTGGTGCGCAAGAAGTCGCTGCAGAACCTGCAGAGCACCGTGCACTACCACCTGGCCAGCCTCGCCTTCTCCGacctcctcatcttcctcctctgcatGCCCATCGAGCTCTACAACTTCATCTGGGTCCACCACCCCTGGGCTTTCGGGGGGGCCGTCTGCAAGGGCTACTATTTCCTGCGGGACGCCTGCACCTACGCCACGGCGCTCAACATCGCCAGCCTCAGCGTGGAGCGCTACATGGCCATCTGCCACCCCTTCAAAGCCAAGAGCATCATGTCCCGCAGCCGCACCAAGAAGTTCATCAGCTGCATCTGGATTGCCTCCTTCCTCCTCGCCATCCCCATGATCTTCACCATGGGGGAGATCTACTTCAAGAACCAAGATCCGGACTCCCTCGTCTGCACCACCATCGTGGACGCCTCCACGCTGAAGACGGTCATCCAGGTGAGGAGCTAGGCGGCCGGGGATCCTGAGTGGTTGAGGTCGGGCAGCCACctccttctccaggctctgaTAGCCCAAACttggcagagccaggaggggaACGGGGATCTGGGACCGGGAGGAGCCGGCTTGGGTAGGGGGGACCCCGGCAGCCCTGATGGGACAGCCTGGcttggggtggcagcaggggctgggggctcagggGGCAGCTCTGCTCGCTGTGAGCCTGCACGGGGGTTAATCCTGCACTAGGATAAATCCCACATGGGGTTGAAACCAACCCGAGCCAGTGCAGCCCCCCCCAGAGCAGCTGTCCCAGTACAGGCAGTGTGTGGAGCCCACCCGGTCCCAGAGCAGGACCCCCCTGTGCCGCACACCCAGGGGTaccccagccccgctccgccgTGCGGCCACTGCCCCGGGAGCAGCGGAGCCGGGGCGCTCGTGTGTCCCCCAAATGTGGCAGCTCATCGCCAGAAAAATGCACagatctccccccccccagcatcgCCGGCAGCTCCCCTCCTCCGGCTGGAAAGGGGCCAGCGGgagcagggaaaataaaaccgcctctcctccccctcccagctccttgggtTGATCCACAGCTCCATTCCTCTGTGTAGCACCAGACCCCGGTGTCAGAAAGTTTCGGGTGCAAGCATAGGCTTCAGAAAGGAACGGCATCTTCAAAGCCAGCAGCTGGTGTTTTGGCTGTTTCAGGGAAATCCATAGCTGGTTTAGCTAGCAGACCCCTTCCCGAGTTCAGGAAGGCTTTGCTGGTCTCCACGCACTGCTAAATCGAACACTCCCAGGCGTGGAAAGGATTTCAGCGTCAACACTTGCAGCGCTCCGGTGCTCTGAGGGCTCGAAGCATTTGTTCACTGGAGCATTAGGCTTGAAAAATGTAAGAGGAGtggaaggagaggcagaaagaGCAAGACGCCGATCTCCATAGCTCCTTTGCTGCCAGGCTTACATGTGATAGCTCCTCAATCTTTTATTTGGAACATGAATATTAGGTGGGTTTAATCAGTAGCCAATTAGAGTTTAAAACTGCAAGTGTACTAACGCCTTTGAAATGTTCCTGCAGCCAAAGGGAGGGAACGTAAATGGAAACAAATCAGAATCCTTTCTCCTGCTAAAAGGGGGCGAGGGTACAAGCGGGTAGGTTTAAGCCCGGAGCCGTTAGATGTTTAAGCATGTCTCTCCAAGTTTCCCACTGCTGCCCCCATAACCAAAAGCACTGAATTCCCTCTGAATGTTGTCCTGGTACCTAACTTTCACCTTGAGGTCCTGGAGGCTGTATTTCTCCTGTACATGCTCTGTAGCTTTTGCCAGTGGCAGCCCAGCGTGCCTAACCCAAATTTTCTATTCTCTGAGGAGACGTGAGCCATCTGATTTGAGAACAATGTGGttgaaatgcattatttccaCTCATCTCCCTTTTAGGATTAAACTCCTGCTCTGTGTTAACATGATAGGGCTAAAGAGAGCGGATTATTTCCTAGCTACGTCTTCGGAGATTATAGTTTAAACAATTCTCAACATATTTTACTGTCTTGCTATTATTCAGGATCTACCTTGTCCTGCTGCCCAAGTAAGAAGTAGGCAGATGTGAACGAATAACACGTGAACTTTGCCTGCGGGCTTTTCCTTGTGCATTTTAAGTTCACtt
This genomic window from Cygnus olor isolate bCygOlo1 chromosome 16, bCygOlo1.pri.v2, whole genome shotgun sequence contains:
- the NTSR1 gene encoding neurotensin receptor type 1; the encoded protein is MHPNGSAPGDPPGPQPSAFTNASNRSDPLLPKGPDEEDLDVNTDIYSKVMVTVIYLALFLVGTVGNSITAYTLVRKKSLQNLQSTVHYHLASLAFSDLLIFLLCMPIELYNFIWVHHPWAFGGAVCKGYYFLRDACTYATALNIASLSVERYMAICHPFKAKSIMSRSRTKKFISCIWIASFLLAIPMIFTMGEIYFKNQDPDSLVCTTIVDASTLKTVIQVNTFISFVFPMVVISVLNTIIANQLLVMFKQAAQENQVCTIGGQQTMLSMSMEPGRVQALKHGVRVLRAVVIAFVVCWLPYHIRRLMFCYIPSSHWTDFLYNFYHYFYMLTNVLFYVSSAINPILYNLVSANFRQIFLSTLTLLCLPWRKKKKRLAFTRKSNSISSNHTFSSQVTRETTY